The Lepus europaeus isolate LE1 chromosome 1, mLepTim1.pri, whole genome shotgun sequence genome contains the following window.
CCTGGCTTTCCGCCTGAGTTCCAGGTGGAAGCTGCTTGCTGCTGCTGGTCTCTCCATTAGGACGTCCACTGACCGCGAGTGTGAGGCTGCAGGGACAACCGGAGACCTCACTGTCACCTAGAACCAGTATCTCAGGCTTGCTCCAGCCCCAGGGACTCTGCCAGTgaaggcaggtggtggctttaagtGCCACTGCTGCTAACACCCGGCAGCTTGCACCTTGCAAGGCAGACGCTcctatcccaagtggcatctgagTGCATTTTAGATCTGACACTGCCTGGCAACTGGTAATGATATGAAGGTGCTGTTGTCCATTTTTCCTCTAAAAGTTTTGGGGAAATAGCTAAATATTCTGAGTTCTATTACACAGATGAATAGGTTTTTTGTGCCTTAGGGAATCCTATATTAAATTTAATCTTTTATAAGTTTTAATAAATTATCTTGGAATATCTATCTTTGATTCCCACAAAATCCCCTTAACTGATCATTACACTTATCCTGAATATAATCACCTGTTATCTCTTTCTAGAAACCAAACATGTGAAATGTTGGCTAAGTACCTTCCGGGATAATAATTTCAGAATAAGAATATTGATATACTATTGAAAAAGGATTTTTCAGTTAAGCTGCTTTTGGTAGCTGTCTagtaaaataaatgtgaatttatggTTAATACTGTACACTAAGATTTTAATGCATCATTTGGAACAAAACTTTGACAACTACCAGTCCCTTAGGTAAACAGAAAGAGAAGCCTGTGTTTCCTGTCTGTGCATGAAATACAGTTCTAGGAGAGCTACAATTATCTGAATTTTAGTAACAAGGAATGCAACGGGTATGAGGAGGAATATTGCCGCCAGCCAGAAATGAGTCTGTGCCCTGGCTCTGCCGCTTAAGGCTTGTGAGAGCCTGGGCAAGCCATTGACCCCCTTGGAGCCTAGCTATCTTCCCCTGCAGACTGGCGATGAGTTTGATGTGCAGAGGGCACCATGTTCTTGTGCATTTGCTGAACAAGTTCAAGTAGGTTTAGCAGAGTGAAGTTTTCTTAGCAAACATTTTGGATATATTGAGTTCTTCAGATGTGCAGTATTTAACAACTCAATGccttccttttcttccccctTCAGTTCAACATCTAATATATAAAGATTGTTCTGActactatgcaataggcaaaagAAGCAGCGAGATCTACAGAGTGACACCTGATCCCAAAAATAGTAGCTTTGAAGTTTTCTGTGACATGGAGACCATGGGGGGAGGCTGGACAGTGCTACAGGCACGTCTCGATGGCAGCGTCAACTTCACCAGAACCTGGCGGGACTACAAAGCAGGCTTTGGCAACCTCAGACGAGAATTCTGGCTGGGGAATGATAAAATCCATCTTCTGACCAAGAGTAAGGAAATGATTCTGAGGATTGATCTGGAAGACTTTAACGGTGTCAAACTGTATGCCACGTATGATCAGTTTTACGTAGCTAATGAGTTTCTCAAATACCGTTTGCACGTTGGTAACTATAACGGCACAGCTGGGGATGCCTTACACTACAACAAACATTATAACCACAATCTCAAGTTTTTCACCACCCCAGATAGAGATAATGATCGATATCCCTCCGGCAACTGTGGGCTCTACTACAGTTCTGGCTGGTGGTTTGATGCATGTCTTTCTGCAAACTTAAATGGCAAATATTATCACCAAAAGTACAAGGGTGTCCGTAATGGGATTTTCTGGGGCACCTGGCCTGGTATAAGTGATGCACAGACTGGTGGCTACAAGTCTTCTTTCAAAGAGGCCAAAATGATGATTAGACCAAAGCACTTTAAGTCGTAAGTCTCTAGTGCTCATTTCTCCAGGCATCCATGATCTAACAGGGCAATTAGTTCTTTCAGCATTTTGAAACAAGCCTTGTTGCATCCATATTGTTTTTCCGTGGCTAACATTTCCTTCAAGTGGCAGATTTTTAATGCTACACGGCATTGGGAATAAAGCAGAGTCCCTTGTGGTTATTAAGCTGTTACTCAATGAACGCTTGTGAGCCCCTGGGAATACTGAGACTTACACATTAGATTTATACTTTTTAAGATGCTCATTAATTATAAAGTTTTCTATTACTCGTGCTAGTTGCTACATACACAAAAACAATTGTCAGGAAGCCAGCTTCTGCACACATAAACTGCATTTTGGCTATGACTTTTGAAGGCGTATCACTCTTTTCAAGGTACAGACAGTAATTTGGGTATTTTCTCTAAATAGCATCACCTTCCATCTACCTGTATTTAATTTATGGCCTTCACTTTGGGTCAGGAAGACTATAGCATTTTAACTCCAAACAAAGGGAAATAACAGATAATAATATTCatgatatgtaaaatatttgttactagaaatattttttcagtgTGGTAGCCTAATGTCCATTCTAAGAAGTATTCATGAAACAATGTAACCTTACAGACCACAGTTCCAAGAAAATGCATTCACAGTTTCTAAGTCATCAGAAGTTTGATGGTGGAAGCTGCTTTGACATAGTATGTTCTTCAAACTAAAACTATTGTGCACACAGGGCAGAAGATTGTGCAATGCTGTGCTAGACTACTGGGAGGTTGTCTTTGGGAGGAATAGGTGTGAGTTAGGAATGACATTTATCTATAGGCTATACCACTGTGAAGGCCAGCTGTATAGCCAAAGCAACATCATTAAGTGATTCACTTCTTAGAAAGCTAAGACTTCTtagaacaaatttatttattaaaaatatatgaatttcaaaatttataaaatagttcATTTATTATCTATTCCAACTCTGACAGATCGCTTATTTTGTTATCAGAAATTCAGAtgggtgtttatttttttaaccaagtAAAAAGTATCtaaattttttataattctttaattCTGCAATAATAAATATAcctaaaagattaaaaatgtatttggtttCATCCTTGCAAGGGGTCACTTC
Protein-coding sequences here:
- the FGL2 gene encoding fibroleukin; the protein is MKAAHWYRLSAAFLAAYSFLVVAHNETEEIQDATARDACPVRLERRGRCEGEECPYQVSLPPLTLQLPKQFSRIEEVVKEVQNLKEIIHSLRKSCQDCKLQADDSRDPGRNALLLPSTGAPELAADNRVEELESQVNELSSELKNAKEEINILQGRLEKLNLVNMNNIENYVDSKVANLTFVVNSLDGKCSSKCPNQEQIQSRPVQHLIYKDCSDYYAIGKRSSEIYRVTPDPKNSSFEVFCDMETMGGGWTVLQARLDGSVNFTRTWRDYKAGFGNLRREFWLGNDKIHLLTKSKEMILRIDLEDFNGVKLYATYDQFYVANEFLKYRLHVGNYNGTAGDALHYNKHYNHNLKFFTTPDRDNDRYPSGNCGLYYSSGWWFDACLSANLNGKYYHQKYKGVRNGIFWGTWPGISDAQTGGYKSSFKEAKMMIRPKHFKS